A window from Pokkaliibacter sp. MBI-7 encodes these proteins:
- the urtB gene encoding urea ABC transporter permease subunit UrtB, with translation MTTLARANDFDTLASQLAAASFKQKGELVEQLAQTQDPRAPALLSAFLDGELYSSKDTPAQLLIRQGDTFTDALSGAVVSEASGKKLIVNNALRGQLRDLLAFMSLLSKEPADRLQAAQRLLSAGSTAAQLPRLQKVFATETDEQVRAVLGDVIAVAELGSPNTSLRLLAVDTLRGSLSPEVRARLDQVANQDSDAEVRQAAASALTSIQSKIDFNLLLQNIFFGLSLGSVLLLAAVGLAITFGVMGVINMAHGELIMIGAYTTWVVQQLMPNHIGISILVAIPAAFVVSGLVGIAIERCVIRFLYGRPLETLLATFGISLILQQAVRSLFSPLNRAVTTPDWMSGSWQINPILSLTYNRLYILIFALIVFFALMLVLKRTSLGLKVRAVSQNRAMARAVGVRANRVDALTFGLGAGIAGVAGVALSQLTNVGPNLGQAYIIDSFMVVVFGGVGNLWGTLVGAMGLGVVNKFLEPYSGAVLAKILALVFIILFIQKRPRGLFPQKGRAAEA, from the coding sequence ATGACCACACTGGCGCGCGCCAATGATTTCGACACCCTGGCCAGCCAGCTCGCAGCAGCCAGCTTCAAACAGAAGGGCGAACTGGTGGAGCAGCTGGCCCAGACCCAGGATCCACGGGCGCCCGCCCTGCTCAGCGCTTTTCTTGACGGTGAGCTGTACAGCAGCAAGGACACCCCCGCGCAGCTGCTGATCAGGCAGGGCGACACCTTTACCGATGCCCTGAGTGGTGCTGTGGTCAGCGAGGCCAGTGGCAAGAAACTGATCGTCAACAACGCCCTGCGCGGCCAGCTGCGTGACCTGCTGGCTTTTATGAGCCTGTTATCGAAAGAACCTGCTGACCGTCTGCAGGCCGCACAGCGCCTGCTCAGTGCTGGCTCCACCGCAGCTCAGCTGCCACGTCTGCAGAAAGTCTTTGCCACCGAAACCGACGAGCAGGTCAGAGCCGTCCTCGGTGACGTGATCGCCGTGGCAGAACTGGGCAGCCCGAACACATCACTGCGTCTGCTGGCCGTCGATACCCTGCGTGGTTCGCTGTCACCGGAAGTGCGCGCCCGTCTGGATCAGGTGGCGAATCAGGACAGCGATGCCGAAGTCCGGCAGGCCGCCGCCAGTGCCCTTACATCGATCCAGAGCAAGATTGATTTCAACCTGCTGCTGCAGAACATTTTCTTCGGCCTGAGCCTCGGCTCAGTGCTGTTACTGGCGGCAGTCGGCCTGGCCATCACCTTCGGCGTCATGGGGGTGATCAACATGGCCCATGGCGAGCTGATCATGATCGGTGCCTACACCACTTGGGTGGTGCAGCAGCTGATGCCCAACCATATCGGCATCAGCATTCTGGTCGCCATTCCCGCCGCCTTCGTGGTGTCCGGGCTGGTCGGTATCGCCATTGAGCGCTGCGTTATCCGTTTCCTCTATGGCCGCCCGCTGGAAACCCTGCTGGCCACCTTCGGCATCAGCCTGATTCTGCAGCAGGCTGTGCGCAGTCTGTTCTCGCCGCTGAACCGGGCAGTGACCACGCCCGACTGGATGAGCGGCTCGTGGCAGATCAACCCGATCCTGTCCCTGACCTATAACCGTCTGTATATCCTGATTTTTGCCCTGATCGTGTTCTTCGCCCTGATGCTGGTCCTGAAGCGCACCAGCCTCGGCCTCAAGGTCCGGGCGGTATCGCAGAACCGGGCCATGGCGCGGGCGGTTGGCGTGCGAGCCAACCGTGTTGATGCGCTGACCTTCGGCCTCGGTGCCGGCATCGCCGGGGTCGCCGGAGTGGCCCTGTCGCAGCTGACCAACGTTGGCCCCAACCTCGGTCAGGCCTACATTATCGACTCCTTCATGGTGGTGGTGTTCGGTGGTGTCGGCAATCTGTGGGGCACCCTGGTAGGCGCCATGGGCCTGGGGGTGGTCAACAAGTTCCTTGAACCCTATTCCGGCGCGGTGCTGGCCAAGATTCTGGCACTGGTGTTCATCATTCTGTTTATCCAGAAACGGCCACGCGGACTGTTCCCGCAGAAAGGCCGGGCAGCGGAGGCCTGA